In Halorhabdus rudnickae, the following proteins share a genomic window:
- a CDS encoding methyltransferase — MSDQRQAIVDTAKYLQNVRPIDPEEIQDYVEEQPHPGVIKRTLREEAFELGLREREDGTFVPAPTGPLDASVEHVQAFPERYARVLEDLLVAEFGAGWPEGESGDRLRERIREVKAAYLEDAAVEYDRLTALAYAVYHLPDYYAVGQYALDSLVEDDRLPSRVRVLDVGAGVGGPALGLLDLLTDAGGIVEYHAVEPGDGAATVLESVLAETGPNVHTTIHRDRAETFEADGEFDLIVFANVLDELDEPSSVLRRYADALAGDGSILALSPADRRTATGLRETERAVEDTYSVYEPTVRLWPGETPGGECWSFTREGDLAIPPFQRRLDEACDDHDHDPGEFVNVDVQYAYSILRRDDERAIDYVPDQSRVARMADAEGYVTDRINVVGIKLSPDLREDPDANPVFLVGDGSERIDHFAVLTRESVLNEELRTSEYGDLLSFENVLALWNDDEGAYNLVVEAETVVERIPV; from the coding sequence ATGAGTGACCAGCGACAGGCGATCGTCGACACGGCGAAGTACCTCCAGAACGTCCGGCCGATCGATCCCGAGGAGATCCAGGACTACGTCGAGGAACAGCCCCACCCGGGCGTGATCAAGCGGACGCTCCGCGAGGAGGCCTTCGAGTTGGGACTGCGCGAGCGCGAGGACGGGACGTTCGTTCCGGCGCCGACGGGGCCGCTCGATGCGTCGGTCGAACACGTCCAAGCGTTCCCCGAACGGTACGCACGCGTCCTCGAAGACCTGCTCGTTGCGGAATTCGGTGCCGGGTGGCCCGAGGGCGAGTCGGGCGATCGACTCCGCGAGCGGATCCGCGAGGTCAAGGCGGCCTACCTCGAGGATGCGGCCGTCGAGTACGACCGGCTCACCGCTCTGGCCTACGCGGTTTATCATCTGCCGGACTACTACGCCGTCGGGCAGTACGCACTCGATTCGTTGGTGGAAGACGATCGGCTTCCGTCTCGGGTTCGCGTCCTCGACGTGGGTGCCGGCGTGGGCGGCCCCGCGCTCGGACTACTCGATCTCCTGACCGATGCCGGCGGGATCGTCGAGTACCACGCCGTCGAACCGGGCGACGGGGCCGCGACGGTCCTCGAATCGGTCCTCGCGGAGACGGGACCGAACGTCCACACGACGATCCATCGAGACCGTGCCGAGACGTTCGAAGCCGATGGCGAGTTCGATTTGATCGTCTTCGCAAACGTCCTCGACGAACTGGACGAGCCGTCGAGCGTCCTCCGTCGCTACGCGGACGCGCTGGCAGGGGACGGCTCGATCCTGGCGCTCTCCCCGGCGGACAGGCGGACCGCTACCGGCCTCCGGGAGACGGAACGGGCTGTCGAGGACACCTACTCGGTCTACGAGCCGACGGTCCGCCTCTGGCCCGGGGAGACGCCCGGCGGCGAGTGCTGGTCGTTCACCCGCGAGGGCGATCTGGCGATCCCCCCGTTCCAGCGGCGACTCGACGAGGCTTGCGACGACCACGACCACGATCCCGGCGAGTTCGTCAACGTCGATGTCCAGTACGCCTACTCGATCCTCCGAAGGGACGACGAGCGGGCCATCGACTACGTGCCCGATCAGTCACGCGTCGCCAGGATGGCCGACGCGGAGGGATACGTTACCGACCGGATCAACGTCGTGGGGATCAAACTCAGCCCGGACCTGCGCGAGGATCCCGACGCCAACCCGGTTTTTCTCGTCGGCGACGGTAGCGAGCGGATCGATCACTTCGCCGTATTGACTCGCGAGTCGGTCCTCAACGAGGAGCTGCGGACGAGCGAGTACGGCGATCTCCTCTCCTTCGAGAACGTCCTTGCGCTGTGGAACGACGACGAGGGCGCCTACAATCTGGTCGTCGAGGCCGAGACGGTCGTCGAACGGATCCCGGTGTGA
- a CDS encoding prephenate dehydrogenase/arogenate dehydrogenase family protein: MDLLVVGAGEMGRWFARTLDDHLDDPPAVAFTDVDSAVARAAAEELNGRAVAPDTDERFDLVCVAVPIPVTADTIETHASKASVAICDLAGVMAQPVAAMAEHAPDCERVSFHPLFAPANAPGNVPLVADQAGPVTDRVRAALAAAGNDLFETTPAEHDAAMETVQARVHAAILAFGLAAEPIPERFQTPISAGLFDLLEGVTGGEARVYADIQTAFEGGADVAEAAQELAAADEETFEQLYEQATRRSHPDDE; this comes from the coding sequence ATGGACCTACTCGTCGTCGGCGCGGGGGAGATGGGCCGGTGGTTTGCCCGCACGCTCGACGATCACCTCGACGATCCGCCAGCCGTCGCCTTCACTGACGTCGACTCCGCTGTGGCTCGTGCTGCGGCCGAGGAACTCAACGGCCGCGCGGTCGCCCCGGACACCGACGAGCGCTTCGATCTCGTCTGTGTGGCCGTCCCGATCCCGGTGACGGCCGATACGATCGAGACCCACGCATCCAAGGCCAGTGTGGCGATCTGCGACCTCGCGGGCGTCATGGCCCAGCCCGTTGCAGCGATGGCCGAACACGCTCCCGATTGCGAGCGTGTGAGCTTTCATCCGCTGTTTGCGCCGGCGAACGCGCCAGGTAACGTCCCGCTGGTGGCCGACCAAGCGGGACCGGTCACCGACCGCGTCCGCGCGGCGCTCGCGGCGGCTGGCAACGACCTCTTCGAGACGACGCCAGCCGAACACGACGCAGCGATGGAGACCGTCCAGGCTCGCGTTCACGCTGCGATTCTCGCCTTCGGCCTGGCCGCCGAGCCGATCCCCGAGCGCTTCCAGACACCGATTTCGGCCGGCCTCTTCGATCTTCTGGAGGGAGTGACTGGCGGGGAGGCCCGCGTCTACGCCGACATCCAGACCGCCTTCGAGGGGGGCGCTGACGTGGCCGAGGCCGCTCAGGAGTTGGCCGCAGCCGACGAGGAGACCTTCGAGCAACTGTACGAACAGGCCACACGCCGGAGCCATCCCGACGATGAGTGA
- a CDS encoding fumarylacetoacetate hydrolase family protein, giving the protein MKRVRFRDPTGTIRGGRWLVEDGQEYVTTALGEPETVATDEHTYPAESVDVLPPAEPTKIVAIGRNYADHADEQDADVPDRPLLFLKPPNTVASHGSTVSLLPDKERLDYEAELAVIISETCHNVDADDAEDVIAGYTCFNDISNRDDQRVETNWVRGKAFDNAAPMGPVLATPDEVPADATIECRVNDETRQSGSREDMVFAVPELIEEITAYMTLEPGDVVATGTPEGVGPLADGDTVEIEIEGIGTLEHGVHIP; this is encoded by the coding sequence ATGAAACGCGTCCGCTTTCGCGACCCGACGGGTACCATCCGCGGCGGTCGATGGCTCGTCGAGGACGGCCAAGAATACGTGACGACGGCACTGGGTGAACCGGAGACGGTCGCGACGGACGAACACACGTATCCGGCCGAGTCGGTCGACGTACTCCCGCCCGCCGAACCGACGAAAATCGTCGCGATCGGTCGCAACTACGCCGACCACGCCGACGAACAGGACGCCGATGTCCCCGATCGGCCGCTACTCTTTCTCAAACCCCCCAACACCGTCGCCAGCCACGGCTCGACGGTCTCGTTGCTGCCCGACAAGGAACGGCTGGACTACGAAGCCGAACTCGCAGTGATCATCAGCGAGACGTGTCACAACGTCGACGCCGACGACGCCGAGGACGTCATCGCGGGCTACACTTGCTTCAACGACATCTCCAACCGCGACGACCAGCGCGTCGAAACCAACTGGGTCCGCGGGAAGGCCTTCGACAACGCCGCGCCGATGGGACCGGTGCTCGCGACCCCCGATGAGGTCCCGGCAGATGCGACCATCGAGTGCCGCGTCAACGACGAGACGCGTCAGTCGGGCAGCCGCGAAGACATGGTCTTTGCCGTGCCCGAACTGATCGAAGAGATCACCGCCTACATGACCCTTGAACCCGGGGACGTGGTCGCAACGGGGACGCCCGAAGGTGTGGGTCCGCTCGCCGACGGCGACACCGTCGAGATCGAGATCGAGGGCATCGGGACGCTCGAACACGGCGTTCACATCCCGTGA